In Silvanigrella paludirubra, one DNA window encodes the following:
- the rfaD gene encoding ADP-glyceromanno-heptose 6-epimerase, giving the protein MPLFVVTGAHGFIGTNVVEKILGMDPELLGFEKTKNLKFSNFDENAHQEKGCSVIATDLSNSISRATARRFLGSARYQYVDYTELISYLEKLPEKPDAVIHNGACSSTTETDPNIFLKLNLEYSQALWNYCSKNNIPFIYASSAATYGDGTLGFSDKKEDCEKYTSLNLYGKSKLDFDIWTLKQKVTPPTWFGLRYFNVFGQFESHKGGQASMVFHGYNQATRTGKIKLFESNSLQYKAGEQLRDFVYIDDLIEVTMDLIRMSITRKKSPNQISLPENGLFLNIGRGVAESWNTLAKEVFSALSMPESIEYIPMPDNIIKQYQNYTCADLSTLRSIGISHEFVSLKAGVTKYVQKHLMRGQ; this is encoded by the coding sequence ATGCCACTTTTTGTTGTTACAGGAGCCCATGGATTTATTGGAACAAATGTTGTTGAAAAGATTTTAGGCATGGATCCGGAGCTTCTTGGCTTTGAAAAAACAAAAAATCTAAAATTTTCAAATTTTGATGAAAATGCTCATCAAGAAAAGGGTTGTTCCGTTATTGCAACCGATCTTTCTAATAGTATTAGTCGTGCAACGGCAAGACGATTTTTAGGCTCGGCACGATATCAATATGTCGATTACACGGAGCTCATTTCATATTTAGAAAAATTACCTGAAAAACCCGACGCCGTGATACACAATGGCGCTTGTTCTTCTACAACAGAGACCGATCCGAATATATTTTTAAAATTAAACTTAGAGTATTCGCAAGCATTATGGAATTATTGTTCTAAAAATAACATTCCATTTATTTATGCTTCTAGTGCAGCAACCTATGGTGATGGTACGTTAGGCTTTTCCGATAAAAAAGAAGATTGTGAAAAATATACTTCACTAAATTTATATGGAAAATCAAAATTAGATTTTGATATTTGGACATTAAAACAAAAAGTAACACCTCCTACTTGGTTTGGACTTCGTTACTTTAATGTTTTTGGTCAGTTTGAATCCCATAAAGGCGGACAAGCAAGTATGGTTTTTCACGGATACAATCAAGCCACACGTACGGGGAAAATAAAATTATTTGAAAGCAATTCTCTACAATATAAAGCGGGCGAACAATTGCGTGATTTTGTTTATATTGACGATTTAATTGAAGTAACAATGGATTTAATTCGTATGTCTATTACAAGAAAAAAATCACCAAACCAAATTTCACTTCCTGAAAATGGGTTGTTTTTAAATATTGGGAGAGGGGTTGCTGAATCTTGGAACACGTTAGCAAAAGAAGTATTTTCAGCTCTTTCTATGCCTGAGTCCATTGAATATATTCCAATGCCTGATAATATCATTAAACAGTATCAGAATTACACCTGCGCTGATTTATCAACTTTGCGTTCTATTGGAATATCGCATGAGTTTGTAAGTTTAAAAGCTGGAGTAACAAAATATGTTCAAAAGCATTTAATGCGAGGGCAGTAA
- a CDS encoding heterodisulfide reductase-related iron-sulfur binding cluster, with amino-acid sequence MDAQQLTRQIYWSPSGGLNELLHKTTYLWLAIAICVFAYGVWKHVKLWRAGKQEICFDRPLDRVILFFRNVVAQAKVLRSRRQRDPKPRSIYAAWMHGLIFYGFLALVFGTTIVALKEYSVADLYHGWFYAFVKVTCQVGGVALAIGLVMGIARRSDKSQNFTHSLGYILLYSFLFLLVVQGFLLQGFRLAFDPTALDAKWAFVGYLASFLFPKNMSPESANAIYTSIWYFHMVTTMAFIATIPYTRALHIVTATLNLYTQRLTPSVMLAKMDFENAEVEYFGARDIRDFSWKDLLSFDSCTECRRCTDICPANAVLKPLDPREVILKLKNSMTVEALFPKEGSEEKHFLYESGVITHDEIWACTNCGGCVNECPVGIDQLRTIMQLRRYQTLTLGEVPASAGKAIENIKQYSNPWGLPSADRFKWAEGLDVPIITGDTPEVEYLYYVGCAGSYDQGNQKVARSIVNILKYCGVDFAVMGKAEKCNGEPVKRLGDEYSFAEIANSNVEQLNKLKFKKIVTHCPHCFNTLKNDYQEYGGKYQVFHHSQLLTELFKSNKLTLPVEVNKSVTFHDPCFLGRHNGEFDAPRQILEAVAGLRLSEMEASRETSSCCGMGGGNMWYESEGGGKIVEQRLKHVAKTGAKTLVTGCSFCMINFKSAFQNLEETKDIEIMDLAEAVAMAMPQEAKNAAASRPN; translated from the coding sequence ATGGACGCTCAACAACTTACTCGACAGATTTATTGGTCCCCTTCTGGTGGATTGAACGAATTATTACATAAAACAACTTATCTTTGGTTGGCTATTGCAATTTGTGTGTTTGCTTATGGAGTCTGGAAGCATGTAAAGCTTTGGAGAGCTGGTAAACAAGAAATATGTTTTGATAGACCATTAGATAGAGTGATTTTATTTTTTAGAAACGTTGTTGCGCAAGCAAAAGTGTTACGTTCTCGGAGGCAACGAGATCCCAAACCTCGTTCCATATATGCAGCTTGGATGCATGGTCTTATTTTTTACGGTTTTTTAGCTCTTGTTTTTGGAACAACCATTGTTGCCTTAAAAGAATATTCAGTTGCTGATTTATACCATGGTTGGTTTTATGCTTTTGTTAAAGTAACATGTCAAGTTGGTGGTGTTGCCTTAGCAATTGGTCTTGTTATGGGAATAGCAAGGCGCTCCGATAAAAGTCAAAACTTTACTCATAGTTTAGGATATATTTTATTATATAGTTTTTTATTTTTATTGGTTGTTCAAGGATTTTTATTGCAAGGTTTTCGCTTGGCATTTGACCCAACGGCATTGGATGCAAAGTGGGCTTTTGTTGGCTATTTAGCAAGCTTTTTATTTCCTAAAAACATGTCTCCTGAAAGTGCGAACGCCATTTATACCAGTATTTGGTATTTTCATATGGTAACAACAATGGCATTTATTGCCACAATTCCCTATACCAGAGCATTGCATATCGTAACAGCAACTTTAAATTTATATACACAAAGACTTACTCCAAGTGTGATGCTTGCAAAAATGGATTTTGAAAATGCTGAGGTAGAATATTTTGGAGCGAGAGATATTCGTGATTTTTCTTGGAAAGATCTTTTAAGTTTTGATAGTTGCACAGAATGTAGAAGATGTACCGATATCTGCCCAGCAAATGCGGTATTAAAACCACTTGATCCACGTGAAGTCATTTTAAAATTAAAAAATAGTATGACAGTTGAAGCTTTGTTTCCTAAAGAAGGCAGCGAAGAAAAACATTTTTTATATGAAAGTGGAGTGATCACACACGATGAAATTTGGGCGTGTACCAATTGTGGTGGTTGTGTCAATGAATGTCCTGTAGGAATTGATCAATTACGTACCATTATGCAGTTGCGTCGTTATCAAACGTTAACATTAGGAGAAGTGCCTGCCTCTGCAGGAAAAGCCATAGAAAATATAAAACAATATAGCAATCCTTGGGGGCTTCCTTCTGCAGATCGTTTTAAATGGGCTGAAGGTTTAGATGTTCCTATAATTACGGGAGACACTCCTGAAGTAGAATATTTATATTATGTTGGTTGTGCTGGATCCTATGATCAAGGTAACCAAAAAGTAGCACGATCAATTGTGAATATATTAAAATATTGTGGTGTCGATTTTGCTGTTATGGGCAAAGCAGAAAAATGCAATGGTGAGCCTGTTAAGCGTTTAGGCGATGAATATTCTTTTGCTGAAATTGCAAATAGCAATGTAGAACAATTAAATAAATTAAAATTTAAAAAAATAGTAACTCATTGTCCACATTGTTTTAATACTTTAAAAAATGATTACCAAGAGTATGGTGGCAAATATCAAGTATTTCATCATTCCCAATTATTAACTGAATTATTTAAAAGTAACAAATTAACATTGCCTGTAGAAGTAAACAAATCTGTTACTTTTCATGATCCTTGTTTCTTAGGAAGACATAATGGCGAATTCGATGCACCTAGACAAATTCTCGAAGCAGTTGCGGGACTTCGTTTATCTGAAATGGAGGCCAGTCGCGAAACTTCAAGCTGCTGCGGAATGGGTGGCGGAAATATGTGGTATGAAAGTGAAGGCGGCGGTAAAATTGTTGAGCAAAGATTAAAACATGTTGCAAAAACGGGTGCAAAAACCCTCGTAACAGGCTGCTCTTTTTGTATGATAAATTTCAAGAGTGCGTTTCAAAACTTAGAAGAAACAAAAGATATTGAAATTATGGATTTAGCAGAAGCTGTTGCAATGGCAATGCCACAAGAAGCGAAAAATGCAGCGGCCTCAAGGCCGAATTGA
- a CDS encoding Sec-independent protein translocase subunit TatA/TatB: protein MHTFSFGELALIFGIVVVLFGGKRIASVGKALGEGISNFKKGLNGASTDDKQLNPPAAQQNQAHVVDVEHKEAPKV from the coding sequence ATGCACACCTTTAGCTTTGGTGAACTTGCTCTAATTTTTGGAATTGTTGTTGTACTTTTTGGCGGCAAAAGAATTGCTTCTGTAGGAAAAGCGTTGGGTGAAGGAATATCAAATTTTAAAAAAGGATTAAATGGTGCTTCAACGGATGATAAGCAATTAAATCCTCCTGCTGCGCAACAAAATCAAGCGCACGTTGTAGATGTTGAACACAAAGAAGCTCCAAAAGTTTAA
- a CDS encoding ArsA family ATPase, whose product MTLLKNISQKLLFVMGKGGVGRTTVSASLAYEYAKKGEKVLLVQWAIKDAISPLYSLAQCSHKESMTPHGYKVMNFSASESIREYFVDHLKMKLIYSMVIENRHVQRLIHAAPGIQELFFLGRLFWLVELAEKEKGYSYDRVIVDAPATGHGISLFGIAPAVANLGMTGPLASECERVTKLLMDKEKTGVLVVTLPEELPIEECIETVPKVTDQLQRPPLAIIVNQSNNPNYFPELKMDHEDDWFINLKQNLKLDISKNELDLILSSLIKRNICEEKLIKWSKQYQEQSNNHIPIISLPDINILHKIESSPNLIELLSKYF is encoded by the coding sequence ATGACGCTTTTAAAAAATATCAGCCAAAAACTTTTGTTTGTTATGGGCAAAGGTGGTGTGGGCAGAACAACGGTGTCTGCTTCCTTAGCTTATGAATATGCGAAAAAAGGAGAGAAAGTTCTTTTAGTCCAATGGGCTATAAAAGACGCAATTTCACCTTTGTATTCTCTTGCTCAATGTTCTCATAAAGAATCCATGACTCCACATGGTTATAAAGTCATGAATTTTTCTGCATCCGAATCCATTCGTGAATATTTTGTTGATCATTTAAAAATGAAATTAATTTATTCCATGGTCATTGAAAATCGTCATGTTCAAAGACTCATTCATGCTGCCCCTGGAATTCAAGAACTCTTTTTTTTAGGCAGACTTTTTTGGCTTGTGGAACTTGCTGAAAAAGAAAAAGGCTATTCCTACGATAGAGTGATTGTCGATGCCCCCGCAACGGGTCATGGGATTTCTTTATTTGGAATTGCACCCGCTGTTGCCAACTTGGGAATGACAGGTCCTCTTGCTTCAGAATGTGAGCGTGTTACCAAACTTCTTATGGATAAAGAAAAAACAGGAGTTTTGGTTGTTACTTTACCTGAAGAATTACCTATTGAAGAATGTATTGAAACAGTCCCTAAAGTAACAGATCAATTACAAAGGCCACCTTTAGCTATCATTGTAAATCAATCAAATAACCCCAATTATTTTCCAGAATTAAAAATGGATCATGAAGATGACTGGTTTATAAATTTAAAACAAAATTTAAAATTAGATATTTCAAAAAATGAGCTTGACCTCATTTTATCTAGTCTAATAAAAAGAAATATTTGTGAAGAAAAATTAATAAAATGGTCTAAACAATATCAAGAACAATCAAATAATCATATTCCTATTATTTCTTTACCAGATATAAATATTCTACATAAAATTGAATCATCTCCAAATTTAATAGAATTATTA